GTGTGCTCTCCTCGCGGTAGACGTCGACAACGCGTGCCACACCCGCTGTGAGCAGCGGGCTCCACCGGTGGGCGCTAGAGGATTTGAACCTCTGACCTCTTCCGCGTCAAGGAAGCGCTCTCCCCCTGAGCTAAGCGCCCGTGTGCCCCCTGATGCTACACGGGAGTGTCGAGGCGGGGACCGGAATCGAACCGGTGTACGAGGCTTTGCAGGCCTCTGCCTAACCACTCGGCCACCCCGCCGCTGCGTGCCGGCTCGCGGCGGTCAGTCTACGCGACGACGCACGAACGGCCGCCCCGAAGGCGGCCGTTCATCGGAGCGGACGACGGGATTCGAACCCGCGACCCCCACCTTGGCAAGGTGGGATGACTCGTTCGTCGAGTCGCTTCCTGTCCCGCTGACCTGCGTGTATGTCCGGAGGCCATCCCATCTGGTCGCGCCTCACCGGTCCTGGACTGCCGAGGTGGGTAGAACAGACGGGTAGAGCGGCCAGTCATCCAAGGTGTTCCAGGCGAACGGGAGCGCTGAAGCAGCCGGACAGGGGGGATGCATAGCGGAACCCGTGTCACACTCCCGGCCATGGCTGTCCTCACGATCGACGAATCGTTCCTGGAGCGCTGGAGCCAGCGGTATGCCGACCGCGCGACCGCAGCCGGGGCAGCGTTGGAGCGCCAACTATTCAACGACGTGGGGCCGGCCGCGCGCGCTCGCATGCACCTCGAGATGGACGAGCTGCTCCAGATCGGCAGGTGGAAGGCCGCGCGCTCGGCAAGTCACCTCAGTCGAAACGACCCGATCAATGTTCGGCATGTCACGAGGGCGGCTTTCGCGCCGAAGGCTGTTGAACGCCTATCGATCCTCACGACGCTCTACGGCGTTCAGGATGCGATGGCGTCGTCGATCCTCACCGTGTGGAGCCCCGAGCAGTACACGGTCTGGGACGTTCGGGCGATCTGGACGATGCAACAAGCTGGGCTGATAGAAGACCGCGCCCCGTTCGGCTGGTACCTGATCTCTTGCCGCGCGCTCGCAGACTCGCTCGCTGTTTCGGCGACGGATGTCTCCAAGCTTCGCACCCTCGACCGGGCACTGTGGCAGTACAGCAAGGAGAACCAGCCCCCCGTCGTGCGCGGTACTCGGTGAGTGTGTGCTCGAGTCTCTCGTCGTCGCATAGCTCGCCGTCCCTCGGGAGGTGCTGCACAAGGATCGGGAGCATGGCCAGGCTAGCCCGTCACTCCACACGAGCGGGGTTACACATCGCCAGCCTGAGGATTAGTCTCTCGGGACCGACGCAACTCCGAATCGGTCGGAACCTACAACCCGCAGAAACCGGGGTCCGCGACCTAGGACACCCGTCGGCACGTAGAGGCCCCCGGGCTGCGGTTCCCCGGAGTACGGGGGTCGCTGCGCGTCTCGACCCGTCTCGTGGATCGTCTCGACCGAACCGTTCGCTCGCGTTCACAACCGCGGGTCTGCCTCGCTGCCACGAGGCTCTCCTGCCTGATGCGGAGGTCATCACGCAACGCCCGCGGGATGTCATCCGGCGACGGCATCGACACATGGGCATCGCCGGCGATGATGGGAGACGGCCCGACCCCTTAACGACGCAGCGACAGCTCCCAGAGGAACTCGGGGATGGTCGCGATCCCTGGAGCGCGTCCCGCTCGAAGAGGCCGAGCATGATGGCGATCCCCGAGAGCATGAGCAGCGGCCTCCGATGCGTCCCAGCATCGCCATGCCTGGTGGCACCAATTCGGCTCGGTACATCAGGTAGCCCAGGATCAGGCCGTTCGCGAGGCCGGCGAAGAACCTCGGCCTGGGGCGTGAGCCCCTCGGTTCCGCCGACCAGTCTTCCCGGCCCTCCGTGGCGAGGCTCCTCCGCCGGCTCACCACATGGAGGGTTCGCACGCCGGCCCATACGGGAGGACCATCCGTCGCGGTCGAGCCGCGCCTCAGGAGCCCTGCAGGGTGGACACGTTCGCCGACGGCTCGCGAACGGCGATCACGTTGAATGCCGGGATCGGCCTACGGAACCCCTTGAGCGTGAGCTCACCTCTGGGCTCCACTTCGACGTCTTCCTCGACCTCCGCGTGGAGACTCTGGGTGATCAGGACCTGGCCGCCCGTCGCTTCATCGGCGAGCCGCGCTGCGAGGTTGGTCACCGCCCCGATCGCCGCGTAGTCGGAGCGGCCCTCGAACCCGACCTCGCCGCACGTCGCGTAGCCGAGTGCGATGCCGGCCCCCAGGTCCAGCTCGTAGCCGCGCTTGCGCCACACCGGCGTCAGCGTCGCCATCTCTTCTCGGAGCGCACACGCGAGCCGAACCGCGCGCAGGGGCGCGTCTGGGATCTCGTGAGGGTCGTTGAAGAAGAGCTGGACCCCGTCGCCTTCGAGGAACCCCACGGTCGCGTCGAACCGTTGCACGAGACCGCCGATCACAGAGTGGAACTCCCCGAGCACCTGCATCAGCTCCTCGGGCTCGACCGCGTCGACGAAGCTGGTCCATCCGCGCAGGTCGGCGAAGAGCATGGCGACCTTGCGGCGATGGCTGCGGAGGATCGCGTCGTCACCCGACGCGACGATCGCGTCGACGAGCTGCGGAGAGAGGAACCGCCGGAGCTTCCGGACCCGCTCGAGCTCCACGACCTGGTACTGCACCCGCTCCTCGAGCGTTCGATTCAGCTCGGTCAGCTCCACGGCCTGCGACGTGATCGTGTCGTGGTAGCGCTTGATCCGCAGGAGCGACCGGACCCGCGCGAGCAATTCGTCCTGGTCGAACGGCTTGGCGATCAGATCGTCCGCGCCCGCCCGGATCGCCTCGGTCTTCTCCGACGTGCTGGCCGTGATCATGATCACGGGCAACATCGCGGTCTCCTCGCGCTCCCGGATCCTGCGACACACCGCGTACCCGTCCGGCTGCGGCATCACGACGTCGAGCATCACCAGGTCCGGCTTGGTCGACGCGACGAGCTCCAGCGCGCGCTCGCCGTCGGTCGCGGAGACGACGTCGTAGCCGCGCGGCACGAGTATGGCCTCGAGCAGCCGCACGTTCGGAGCAACGTCGTCCACGACCAGGATCCGGCCCTCGCCGCTCATCCGATCCGTCCTTCGCAGTGTTGCCGGACGATCCCGATCAGCTCCCGCACGTTCACGGGCTTCGACACGTAGCCGTCGAAGCCCTCCGCCAGGAACCGCTCGCGGTCCCCCTGCATCGCTTGTGCAGTCAGGGCAAGGACGGGGATCGTCGCCGTGCGCGCGTTCGCCCGCAGTCGATGGAGCGCTTGGACGCCGTCGAGGTCCGGGAGCTGGACGTCCATCAGCACGAGGTCCGGCGTGTGCTCGGATGCCATGTCGACCGCCTCGCCGCCCGTCGTCGCCTCGAGCGTTCTGAAACCGGTCGCGACCAGGACGTCACGGAAAAGCTTCATGTTCTTCTCGTTGTCCTCGACGACAAGGATCCGCTCGCCCGTCATGGCGTGAACGATCCCGCGGGCAGCGCGAACGTGAACGTGCTCCCGCGACCGAGCTCGCTCTCGAGCCAGATCCGTCCGCCGTGGAGCTCCACGAACCGCTTCGAGAGCGCGAGGCCCAGGCCGGTTCCCTCGCGGTGCCCGACGCCCGTCTCGCTCTGCTGGAACTCCTCGAAGATCCGATCCCGATCCTCGGGAGCGATGCCCGGGCCGGTATCGGCGACGGAGACCCTGACCTCGCCGTTGACCCGCGTCGCGCTCACGTCGACCTCCCCGCCCGCGGGCGTGAACTTCACCGCGTTCGAGAGCAGATTGAAGATGACCTGCTTGATCCGTCGCTCGTCTCCGTTGACCGGATCGACCTCCGGATCGGCGGCGAACGCGACGCGGACCCCGTCCTCCGTCGCGCGCTCGCGAACCATCACCACGCCGCGCTCGAGTGCCTCCCGTAGGGAGAACGGGTGCACCTCGAGCTCGACCTGTCCGGCCTCGACCTTGGAGAGGTCGAGGACGTCGTTGATGAGCGAGAGCAGATGGTTCCCCGAGGAGGTGATGTCGTCGAGGTACTCCGCCTGCTTCTCGTTCACCGAGCCCACCATCTCGTCGCGCAAAACTTGCGAGAATCCGATGACCGCATTCAACGGTGTCCGGAGCTCGTGGGACATGTTGGCCAGGAATTCCGACTTGTGCTGACTTGCTTCCTCGAGCTCCGCGTACACGCTCCGGAGCTCGTCGTTCATCCGATTGACGTTGGCTGCCAGCGCTCCCAGTTCGTCGCGGTTCTCGACGTCGACGCGCCCCTCGAAGTCTCCCGACGCGATCGCCGCGAGTCGGACGTCGATGTTCTGGATCGGACCGATGAGCGACCACGACAGGATGAACCCCAGCAACAGCGCGAGCACGAGTGCAGCGGCTG
This window of the Actinomycetota bacterium genome carries:
- a CDS encoding HAMP domain-containing sensor histidine kinase, which encodes MPDARADKRRAAVVHKRRPLSRIDDPFVRAVARLPVTVRTKLLLASVGTSMLLVAVGLLGQLVLGQSNDRVASLGALRERAIGYAQLQRDVLNLRNLLAENVGDDFYKVWTEVPQRENLEAIDRHASSAVRAIEAGTAADQLGFTPPPEDHGDLETIRDTAHSLWVVLDQELIPLYQEDATADEVLPIRVRVEKLSSDLKTFTADLADGTRAEVEELIARNASSFASSRALFIGVAAAALVLALLLGFILSWSLIGPIQNIDVRLAAIASGDFEGRVDVENRDELGALAANVNRMNDELRSVYAELEEASQHKSEFLANMSHELRTPLNAVIGFSQVLRDEMVGSVNEKQAEYLDDITSSGNHLLSLINDVLDLSKVEAGQVELEVHPFSLREALERGVVMVRERATEDGVRVAFAADPEVDPVNGDERRIKQVIFNLLSNAVKFTPAGGEVDVSATRVNGEVRVSVADTGPGIAPEDRDRIFEEFQQSETGVGHREGTGLGLALSKRFVELHGGRIWLESELGRGSTFTFALPAGSFTP
- a CDS encoding response regulator gives rise to the protein MTGERILVVEDNEKNMKLFRDVLVATGFRTLEATTGGEAVDMASEHTPDLVLMDVQLPDLDGVQALHRLRANARTATIPVLALTAQAMQGDRERFLAEGFDGYVSKPVNVRELIGIVRQHCEGRIG
- a CDS encoding response regulator, which gives rise to MSGEGRILVVDDVAPNVRLLEAILVPRGYDVVSATDGERALELVASTKPDLVMLDVVMPQPDGYAVCRRIREREETAMLPVIMITASTSEKTEAIRAGADDLIAKPFDQDELLARVRSLLRIKRYHDTITSQAVELTELNRTLEERVQYQVVELERVRKLRRFLSPQLVDAIVASGDDAILRSHRRKVAMLFADLRGWTSFVDAVEPEELMQVLGEFHSVIGGLVQRFDATVGFLEGDGVQLFFNDPHEIPDAPLRAVRLACALREEMATLTPVWRKRGYELDLGAGIALGYATCGEVGFEGRSDYAAIGAVTNLAARLADEATGGQVLITQSLHAEVEEDVEVEPRGELTLKGFRRPIPAFNVIAVREPSANVSTLQGS